The sequence below is a genomic window from Lolium perenne isolate Kyuss_39 chromosome 4, Kyuss_2.0, whole genome shotgun sequence.
CAGCCTAATATTATAAAACTATCTGCAGATATGTAAATGTTATGTTGGCAGTTTTTCTAACTGAAAGTAGCTAAGAATTTCAGTACTCAAGTCATGCACACCTTGGGATTAATATGCAAATTACTTGCTTACCCTCCCAAGAACGACCTTGCCCTTCTTTGTCTCTCAAGCAGCGCTTGGCGCCGGCGGTGTCATGCGTGACTCGTAATACACATGTAAAAGCACCTACCaggagcaacttcaccggcaccagtGACCAGCGCCGTGTGTTTCGATCTTGACAAACTGCAGCGGCGTCGTAGCTACCAGCCGCGGACGACGAGCGGCACCCGACTCTCCTCCCCCACGACTCGTCGCATGGACCTGGAAGGTGGTGACCATCGATAGCACGCTTGTGCTCCTTCTCCCCTTTGTGTTATCTTTCTCTTATAACTTGTCAAAATCGTAGTGCACAACCAATCCCCAGGGTGCAGAAACCAAACTGTTGGAAAGTCCTTCTGGAATATCAACCAACAGATCTTGTGTGGGAGTTGGGTAGGTGAAGCTCCACATACGTCGGTTCATATGAGCTGCGATTCTGCAAATGAAGGTCCAAAGCAAGCCACGCCCTAGCATCTCTCCCACCAACAACGCCCTCCTTTCTTgattaaaccctagaggacatgGTTTCAGAGCACATCGATGTTTGTATGGAATTGCTTAGCAGCGAATATATCAGCAACAACCAGAGCGACGAAATCTAtacttatcaataagagttaaatCAAACCCGATTAAAGGGAAACAATATTGATCAGTAGAACAACCAACCTTGTAATCGAACTCGAAATTGTCCAATCACCCGCTGAATCAATGTGAGTATAATTGGGAGGGTTCCTCACGTGACGACGTCGAGCCGAGGTTGGGGGATACCACAGTTTGCTTAGTGATTAGTCTTTGGGCCAAAGGAGttggccgccgccaccaccagtgGCTTGGGGAATTTGCCGCAGCGACATGTCCGACGCGAGATAGCGAacgagagagagggagagcgggTGGAGTAGGCCGGGACATCGACTCGAGCCGGAAGACGGACGGTGTCTCGGGCGATAAGCGGCGGATCATGGGGGGCTCATTCAGGGGAGTCGAGAGACGTTAGAGAACGATAGGTCGACCTCCTCCTCGCCGCGGCGGCTCTGTTCAGCGCCTCTGCAGGGTGTGGCAGCCGTTCCGGGAACGGCCGGCGACGGAGGGTCCTGTTCAACGGCGCTGCAAGGTGCGGCAGCCGAGCCGGGAGCGAGCGGCCATGGCGGAGGATCCTGTCCAGCGCCGCTCTAGGGTGGGGCAGGCGGTCCGCGATTGACCGCGGCGGGCGTGGTGGTTATACCTGTGAGCGAACCCTAGGGGTCGGGAGAGAGCAGAGAGGAGAAAGAGAGTTGGCGTGGGTTGCGGCACACGGGGTTGGGGGGTGCGGCTGTGAAAGCGGTGACAActtccttttctttttacacTAAGAAGATTACCCGTTGCTGTGAATTGTGGCCTAGTAGTAGTAACTAAGACCCAATGTCAGCCGGAAAAAAGACAAAGACCAAAGTGTCAAAACTCTCACCGACCAGACTGAACGAACGACCTAGATCATGTAACGTGGAGATCTAACGGGTACAAATGCACCAGTCGGAGGAGGCTTCAGCAGGCTGGGTACTCAACAGGATTATATGTTGTAAATAATTTCCCTCCCAAACACCCCCAAATCTCTAGGGTTTGCTCTCACCTGCGCCACCAGATCCCAAATGGCGGAGACGCTAGCCTCCATGCGCCGCCCGGTAACCCCACTCCCTCCGCCCGCCCGCCCGCTCGCTCAGCAGCTGGATCCCGCCAATCTTGCCGAGTTTTTCTGATTCTGATTTTGTGTTTGTGTGCGCGTGTGGGGTGATTTCTCCTTGCAGAAGCGTGGCCGCCCGCCGCGTCCCCGGGAGAGCGACTTCGTCACCGGCGAGGAgttggaggacgacgaggaggaaggctACGCGGAGGCGGAGCGGCTCGCGCCCCAGCGGGCCAAGCGCAAGCGCGAGGCCTCCGCCGCCGCGGCTGCTGCGGCCGAGGACTTGACCCTCATCGGTAAGGGTCTGCTGCTCTCTGCTTCTGTCGCCTTGGTTTCGCTGGAGCGGGGTTTTTTGGTGCGTGCCGTGTCTGGGAACCTGCCGCTAGGGTTTGGCCGTTCAGCTGCGGTGTACAAGGAATTGAACCTGTACAGCCGATGTGAGTTTAGTTGGGATTTACGATACCCAGTGCTGCTTCTACTGTAACTAGGATAGGTTAATAATCTCAGTGGCCTGCTTGGTGAATTGGCGAATTTTCTGCTTCCTCACCTTGTGAGTTGCAGAACACGTAGCTGCTGTTGCGAGGGAGATGCTCTTTAGCCAGTAAATTCCATGAACTGCATGGGAGTTATGATTTATAATTGACATTGGCGGCATCAGCTGGGGCTACTTGACTACCCATTAGTTCTACCACCCATTTTAATATGAAATGAATCATGCTAATCGAATTAATCTTGTTTTATTAGCAATATTAGTTAGAACTGCAAAGTCCTCATTATGCATGTCCCTCACCTTAGTTCCACCGCTTAAATCAACATGATGCCAGCATTTCTTTAGATTCTCAGGGAGGAAccctccatggttccattgccaagcaCAAAACCATATAATTCAATGCAAACCTACGGAAACTACTCAAGTTCCAAAACAAAACAGTTCCCAGCACATGATGTCAGAATCTTGTGGGAATAATGCTTCATCAGAAAAATATGCTGAAATATCTCTAGAATTAAAACTATACTTTATTTAAACGAATAATATTCCATCTTTTGAGAGGTCTGGAGGTATCCTTACAAACTTGCGACTTGCAGATATCGTCAAACATAATGGCAGGCTGATCAGTCATGCTGTCAAAAGATTAGTGGAGGATTATGAATCAGACCCAAAGTCTGTGATATTTCAGATATTAACAATGCTATTTGAGGTAATACTAACTTAATATGCTCGTTTTTTTTTGCTTATTTTATTTTATTGCTGCAATCTTATCTTATAAACCTGTAAATCTTATGATAACAGGCTTGTGGCGCCAGGCATGATATTGCTGCAAAAGACCTTGATATGGCGGATGTGGATGACATTGTATTCAAACTTGTTGATCTATCAAAAAATGTATCCTAATATGATCTGTTCAAACCGTGAATGGAGAATCAATATTTCGAGCCATTTAGACTAATCAATGAGCATGATCTATTTATCTATCCTATAGTTCTACAAAATTGATATACTGTTGTACTTGTGTGTATGCTCTCCCTTTTGTTTGAATTTTGCAACCTTAACTTGAATATAGGGTCTGGTGGAAGATAATTATAACTCAAAAAGGAAGGACCTTAAGAACTTCAAagaaaatctggtttctttttgggATACTTTGGTCCTTGAGTGTCAGAATGGTCCATtgtttgatgatatcttattacaAAAGATCAAGGATTACGTGATTGCTTTGTCATGGTAATTAAGTCTCAGCAGTAGCATCCTTGTTTTCTTCCCGATATTGTATGCATGTATTTAATTGGCTGATTCCTTCTGCTTCAGTACTCCTCCAAGGGTTTATCGTCAAGTAGCTTCATTGATTGGGCTCCAGCTTGTGACGTCCTTCATATCTGTTGCTAAAACTCTCAGTGCACAGCGTGAGACCACTCAAAGGCAGTTGAATGcagagaagaagaagcagagtgaTGGACCAGCTGTTGAATCTCTTAACAAAAGACTATCTGTTACTCATGAAAATATTACATACTTGGAGGAATTGATGCGTAAAATATTCAGCGGGTGAGATTTTCTGTTAGAAACCAGCAGCACTAGTCTTTTAATGCATACTTCATTACGGTTTAATTTATTTTCTGACGTTTGAGTCAACTCGTGCATTTGTACCCTGAGTGCCAGAGACTTCGCATGTGTTGTCTAATGTGCATTTATTTGTGTCTACCTGGTTGTTAAATATATTATTTTTTGCCACGTGTAGGTTATTCATGCACCGTTATCGTGATGTTGACCCTGATATCCGGATGTCATGCATAAAATCTCTTGGTATTTGGGTTGTCTCGTATCCATCACTTTTCTTACAAGATATATATTTAAAGTATCTTGGGTGGACACTGAACGACAAGGTAAACAATCGGTTTCATTCTTTTATTTATTGTGCCTATCAGTACGTCTGTGATCACGAGGCTTGCAGTCTTTATTAGTTCACTTCTTTTTATAGAATGCTGGAGTTAGAAGAACTTCTATTCTCGCCTTGCAAAGCCTGTATGACGTAGATGCCAACATACCTTCTCTTGGTCTCTTCACTGAGAGGTTTTACAGCAGAATGATCCAGCTCGCTGATGATATTGATATTTCAGTAGCTGTTTCAGCTATAGGACTAATCAAGCAACTGCTCCGGTGAGCTTACTGTCTCATTGTCTTTTTACTGGGGTTTGACAGCCAGATCTTTTGCCTGTCCAGTCTAGATGGCTACTGAGCAAGCTTACTTATTCTGCCATAGTTTTCTTAAGACAGTCTAAGCATTTGGTATGTCTAGCCTTTGATGTTGAAGGCTTATTAACAAGGTTACTGTATGTGCTAATAAAACTAACTTTCAAGTAGGAAGATCACACTGGAAAATACTTAAGAACTAGCTGTAAAACTTGATGTAATGCTGTTGCATGATACATAGCAAAAATTATGAACTATCATCTCCTCAGATGTGGGTCTAGCTGTTGAAATGAGACATCAAGAAACGATCTGGTCCATACAGGCAAGGCAAACGTTTACAGAGAGGAATGATTCTCTGTAAATATTTGCCTTGCCTGTATGGATCAGATCTAACTGGCTTGGTCAAGCTAGACCTTGCTAAAAATCATTCAGTCACCCTTTCTGTTTGCTAAAAAAGTCCAGCAATTGTCTTGTCAAGTGAGCACAAGAAGCACACGAGCTTTTCATATTCATTTTCTCTTAATGTATCATATTACATTAtattttgtttgttttgcaggCATCAACTTTTGAGCGATGATGATTTGGGTCCGCTATACGATTTGCTTATTGATGAGCCTCCTATGATCAGGCGTGCAATAGGGGAGTTAGTTTATGATCACCTAATAGCACAAAACATCAAGACCTCTTCAGGAGCTAGAGGTACTTGCCTCTTGAAGGATTGCATTTTTATGCTACCATGTCTTGTTACCGAACTACTTTTGTTAGTTCAGTCatattgattattctagtgaattCCAGATGTGGACAATGAATCCTCCGAGGTTCACATTGGTCGAATGCTGCAAATCTTGAGGGAGTTTTCGGATGATCCAGTACTGAGTTCTTATGTCATTGATGATATTTGGGATGACATGAAGGCCATGAAAGTATACTTATTCCTCAATTTTTGTAACTATTTTGATAAAGAGTTACTATAGGTAAATTAATGTTGATATTACAGTCACAATTTCAATATTTGTGTTCTTAGGACTGGAAGTGTATAATCTCCATGCTTCTTGACGAAACTCCATTGTATGAGCTAACTGACATGGATGGAACCAATCTTGTTCGGATGCTGCGAGCCTCTGCTAGGAAGGCTGTTGGCGAAAAAATAGTTCCTGCGACAGACAACAAGAAGCTGTCATATACTAAATCCCAAAAGGTATCTGGCATCATATATTACTGGTTCAAAGTTTCAATGATTGATCGCCTCATGGATATTTCTTTTGACCATTAAAATTTGTAGCATTGTCTAATCAGCGTACTTTAGACTACTTATTTTCCACAGTTCCAGTTTGGTTGTGCCTCTTAAGTACATAAATTAGGTTTGTCTCCAGTGGATACATCCAATTTCAAATGTAGTTCCTGATGCAGAATGCTGAGTTCCTTCAACAGTTACACTTAATATTCAGATCAGTTTTATCCTTGTAAATTTGTACCGGAAACAATCCCGACTTATGTAAGTTGCATTATTAAATCAACTTTTGGACATTAGCTCAGTGAATAAATAGGTCAACTGGCCAGGATACTGAACATTTTATATAATGAAAACAATACTTGTTGAATATGATCTCACCCTTTGTTAAACACATTACCTGATGTGTTGATTAAGAGCTTACCTTTTCTGTCTGGAAAGTCTAATGATTTACTCATGGGAAGCATCTTGATCCTACACATTCACCTTAAATTCACCCCCTTCAACCCTTTTTTGGTTGTTCCTTTGTCTACTTCAGCTTTATATTTTGTGCTGTTATTTCAAATCCTTCCTGTTCAACTCTAGGTTATATCTTCTGCTTATCGCTACTATTTATTTTTCTTGTAAAACTGATACTACTTTGTTCAATTGTATCTTGTTTCATTACTAAATAAATAAGAGTTTTACAGGAGATATTAGAAAATAGCAAGAGCGAAATAACCAATGCCTTGATGAAGAGGTACCCTCAGCTTTTAAGAAAATACATACCTGACAGAGCTAAGATATCCCCTCTAATTGATATGATGATGCTTCTGAAACTTGAGATGTACTCACTAAAAAGGCAAGAGCAGGTAGGTTGCAAAAGCTATCACTTGGTCTTCTCATTTATTTTATTCCTTTTTATTAACAATCTTGTGTACTTTTGGTTTAGAATTTCAAGGCTGCCATAGATTGTATTGTTGATGCTTTCTTCAAACATGGTGACAAGGATACCTTAAGGTCTTGCATAAAGGCAATAGCATTCTGTTGCAACAAGTGTCAGGCTGATCTTCTAGATTATGCTGAAAATAAACTTAAGAATCTTGAAGATGAGTTGGTTTTGAAAGTCAAAACTGCAATCAAGGAAGTAGAGGTATGTCTTGTTCATGTTGTCTGTTTCTGTACTCTGTACCTAAGCCATGAAGATAATTCGATACAATTGACCTTGCAGGCAGGTGATGATGAATACTCCCTCTTGGTTAATTTGAAGCGACTTCATGAACTCCAGCTGTCCAAACCTGTTAAAAATGATGGTTTATTTGAAGATATGTACCGAATCCTCAGTCATCTAAGAGAGATGGATAATGAGGTATGAACCATTACATTTCTGAGTTATCAGCATTTTAATCTTACTTGTAGAGTCAGCTTTAAGTAATATATTGAGCTAATACTTTCATGCTTTATATTAGGTAAAGAGCTTTCTCCTCATCAATATGTACCTTGAAGTAGCATGGAGTCTGCATGCAATTGGTGTTGAAAATCCATCTGAAACATCTATTGATGGACTTTTATCCAAGCAAAGCTCTCTCTTTGAACAACTATATTATTTCCTGGTGGTTCTGCCTACTTGTCAGAAAGAGGGAAGGAGCACTACTGTACTTTCCTGCAGAGTAAGTCTTCTGAATTGAACatcaacaaacagagaaatatattaTTTTCatggcattgttatgccttcatcTAAGTGTATTGACCCTTTGACATGTTCAACACCTTTTTTTTCAGGTCTGCATCATTACTGCAGAAATGTGGTGCTTGTTTAAGAAGTCAAAGTATTCTGCAACAAGGCTAGAAAGTTTGGGCTATCTCCCACAATTGGACGTTGTTCAGAAGTTCTGGAAACTATGTGAACAACAGCTGAATATATCAGGTATTCTTGTTGCACCCACTTTCTTCTCTAGTCTAGATTTAAAATACCAGTCCTAAATGAACCTTTCTTGTTATGTTGtcttttaattttttttgtagCTTCTTGCTAATGACTGAAATTGAACATATTTATCCCCAGATGAAACAGAAGATGAAGATGCAAATGAAGAATATATTGAAGACACGAATAGGGATGCCGTCATGATTGCGGCTGCAAAGCTATTGCTTGCTGATACAGTTTCAAAGGTCTGTGCTGCATTTTCTGCCGGTGACATGTTCTTGAACAACATTCTTCCAGATAGATTGCTGTACTACTTTCTATTACATTAAAGTTGGATCGCATTGATAGCTTCCTGTTGACAGATTAATAAGTTCTGATAAAGTGATAATTTTATGTTTGCAGGATTATCTTGGCCCCGAGATTGTTTCACACTATGTATCTCATGGAGCAAGTACAACAGAGATCATCAAGCATCTCATTACTGTGCTAAAGAAAAATGAAAACGTCGATATAGCTGCTCTGTTCTTTGAGGCATTGAGACGGGTAGATGCTCTGCTTTTATTAATGAATGCACATAATATTTATTCACGACAGAACAAGTGGGCCATATTAATATGGTGTCTTATGAATCTATATTGTTTTCTTGTACTATACTACTATTATTAGGTTATAACAAATCTCAAAAGATATCATAACTTGAAGTTCTACAAGGAAATTAGACCCATCCTGCAATATTGATGATGCCATTAGTGATAAAAATTAAAGCCAGGAGCTATCAGCCTCCTGTTGGTCAAGTGGTTTGCTATTTTAATTTTTTTCCTGTCAACATTACTCTCTGTCCATATATACAGCACTCAGCAATTGGTCCAGAGTGGTTTGCTTTTGCTATTGTTATTGTTTCTGTTACTGTTTTGAAGAAGCTTGTACAGAATATGTGCACTGTCTTGGATATATGTGCTGACAGGAATTTGAgaaaaatactttttatatgtgcCCTTGATTTTATTAACTTTTGCATTTGATTCTGTTAATTTATCTTACAATTAGCTTAAGTTTATGAAGTATGGTAAATCATAATTTTCTTTTTCATCTGATTAGGCGTATGAGCGGTATATGGCCCATGTACACGATGGAGAGAACCAAAACCTGATAGGCAAGTGTTATTCAGAATGTCAAGATCTTGCTAATCGGCTTGCTGGAAATTATGTTGGCGCTGCTCGGAATAAAAACAAATCTGAGATCTTGAAGATTATCCAATGTGGTATTCCATATGCCTTCGCGGATCCTCCAAAGCAATTGTCTTTCCTTGAGGCTGCACTGATGCCATTTGTTTCTAAACTTGCCTCGTCAGATATACCAGACATGTATGATATCAACTCTTATCATTCTTGGTGCCTCCCTTGATTGTGCTTAATCCAGAGCTATCTTCCTTGCATGTAGCCTGTCCGATGTACAGAAGAGGGCACAAGAAATCAATATGAACGAAGATCCAAGTGCTTGGCGCCCATACTTCACATTTGTAGAACACCTACGTGAGAAACATGCAAAGAATGAGGTTTTGCACGGTATGTTGGGCTCTCTCTTTGAGCTGTGCGTTCTTCTGTTCCAGCACCGCACAAAACTTTCTTCTAGAAATTGTTGCTGAGTACTGTTTCTGATCCAGAGGAAAAGGAGGAAAAGCCTGTAAAGCGCAGGGGCCGCCCAAGGAAGGTTAGAGATGAACCTCCTGCGAGGAACCTTTTCGATGGAAACAACTCTAGTGATGAAGAGTCTGCAAGTGGCTCTGACCAACGGGggcatggtggagatgatgatgacgacgatgacGATGCTTTTGACCAGCCCTTGATCAACACGTTTAGGCCTTCTGCGTCTAAGCTAAGATCGCTGAAGGTTTCTCAACAAGGAAGCCAGAAAAAGGCCCCTATGGCTTCAGGTAAGGATCAAGATCTTGCTTTTACCAGTTAATTATCGTGCCCTGGAATTAGGATATGTCTCTGTCTTTCCCTTTCCTGAACGTAGCATGTTATTTCAGGAAGCAGTGGATGATGAGGGGATGCATTAATTTGGTTCCGTCTGTGACTCAGTGATGGATATTCGGGCTCAAACAATTTAACAGACGAGGGATGCTGTGGCCAGCTCTGTTACTTGCACTGAAGGACAGCCTTAAGATGCTGTTTATTTTTGTGTGTAGGCGTTGTAGATGATTGTACTTAGATGCCCAACACTAGTGTAAACCTTGTGGTAGGCACTCCTTATGGTCGTTTCTGTTCCTTCCCCATGTATATCATCTTGTGTAGTAATATATGCAAGGGGCGTGTTTTCCTTTACATGGCTTACATGGCATGGAATGCATATGGAAATCGTGGATACACAAGTGGTTCGTGGAACCTAATATTTCAAACAAGTGTTACAACTAAGTCAACATGGCCTCCCTGCATTAAATCTCCGTATCTACAGGAGGCTTAGGATCTTCATAGCAGCGGGTGATGTGGAAGCTTCTCTTTTGTGCGGATGATGTAGAGGAGTATGTTATCCTTTGTCTTCTGGGAGCTAAATCGTTTGGATGATGCTAAGCAGGAAAGAATGAAGTAAGCGCCAGCAATTTGAGCTATGGATATGACAGAAATGGCAAATATCCTGGATAAAGGGAGGGAACAGATCCTTGGTATTCAAAACAGGAGGAAGCTAGTCCAGACATTGTCCCTGGAACAACACGCGGCAAGCGGCCTTGGGAGTGCTACTAATGGAAGTGATCACCCTCTTAGTCAATACATGCAAAATGCATGATCACATCCACAGTAATCCCCCGTTTCACTTTGCTGCAACGGCAGCTGTATGTTCCCATCTTTCCTTGGTGGACTATAACCTTCAAACTGCACACACAAAATGCATGCAGATGACTAGCTGGCTATAAAAATGTGATCATGCGTCCATCTCTATATAAGCCAGAGCTTCCGTTTGATCAGACTCCGTAGGGATGAATACTTTTCTGCTAGAAAAATACATCGAAGTCTTGTTCACTGAGATATTAGAGAAGACCAAAATCATGTTGCAACCCTTCTTATGTATCATTTGAGAGCACCGGATGAGACATACCAGCTTCGATAGACAAGTGATTTATGGTAATAAACATTATTACAGACAAGTGACAGATCCATGAGGGTGTAGTCTGGTTTCTAGCCACcgtttcttccatgtccatttctCAATCAGCCAATCTCATCCTACTTTTTTGTCTATGATACTTGTATAACATGCAGTCAACTAACATGATTTGCACTCAAGGAGAAGACAACACTTGGCGAGACAAAAACACGCGTGAAAAGAAAAGACGACACTTGGTCAGACAGAAGCGCGAGTCGTACATTTGAAATGGTCGACTTTTTTAGGATTACCGAAATACACTTCCCATCCCGCAGAGAGCAAAGGCGATGCAACCAGCTGCCTAGAGTTTCTGGGCCCCGCAATAACCAGGGTGCTGCGCTAATATGTTTGCCATGTTATTTTTTTGAGAGAACAACGCTTTATTGATTAATTCACATCAACACAAATGGTTCCTCGGATACAATTCGGGACAGAATAGAAAATACTTGAAGTAAACTATTGCCATGTTTGATTGTCTAGCTGATTGTAGCGGGAAACTCTTCCCAAAAAAATGCTCTCTATATTATGCAGGTCTGCTTATGTTTTATTTTCTATATGTGCAGTTTTTGTTCACTAATCAGAAAGATATGGTTGCTGGATGATGTTATTGGCGCGTTATTTCCTATCTCCTTGACAAATCGCAAGTTAACAACATATTTACTAA
It includes:
- the LOC127295426 gene encoding sister-chromatid cohesion protein 3, producing the protein MAETLASMRRPKRGRPPRPRESDFVTGEELEDDEEEGYAEAERLAPQRAKRKREASAAAAAAAEDLTLIDIVKHNGRLISHAVKRLVEDYESDPKSVIFQILTMLFEACGARHDIAAKDLDMADVDDIVFKLVDLSKNGLVEDNYNSKRKDLKNFKENLVSFWDTLVLECQNGPLFDDILLQKIKDYVIALSCTPPRVYRQVASLIGLQLVTSFISVAKTLSAQRETTQRQLNAEKKKQSDGPAVESLNKRLSVTHENITYLEELMRKIFSGLFMHRYRDVDPDIRMSCIKSLGIWVVSYPSLFLQDIYLKYLGWTLNDKNAGVRRTSILALQSLYDVDANIPSLGLFTERFYSRMIQLADDIDISVAVSAIGLIKQLLRHQLLSDDDLGPLYDLLIDEPPMIRRAIGELVYDHLIAQNIKTSSGARDVDNESSEVHIGRMLQILREFSDDPVLSSYVIDDIWDDMKAMKDWKCIISMLLDETPLYELTDMDGTNLVRMLRASARKAVGEKIVPATDNKKLSYTKSQKEILENSKSEITNALMKRYPQLLRKYIPDRAKISPLIDMMMLLKLEMYSLKRQEQNFKAAIDCIVDAFFKHGDKDTLRSCIKAIAFCCNKCQADLLDYAENKLKNLEDELVLKVKTAIKEVEAGDDEYSLLVNLKRLHELQLSKPVKNDGLFEDMYRILSHLREMDNEVKSFLLINMYLEVAWSLHAIGVENPSETSIDGLLSKQSSLFEQLYYFLVVLPTCQKEGRSTTVLSCRVCIITAEMWCLFKKSKYSATRLESLGYLPQLDVVQKFWKLCEQQLNISDETEDEDANEEYIEDTNRDAVMIAAAKLLLADTVSKDYLGPEIVSHYVSHGASTTEIIKHLITVLKKNENVDIAALFFEALRRAYERYMAHVHDGENQNLIGKCYSECQDLANRLAGNYVGAARNKNKSEILKIIQCGIPYAFADPPKQLSFLEAALMPFVSKLASSDIPDILSDVQKRAQEINMNEDPSAWRPYFTFVEHLREKHAKNEVLHEEKEEKPVKRRGRPRKVRDEPPARNLFDGNNSSDEESASGSDQRGHGGDDDDDDDDAFDQPLINTFRPSASKLRSLKVSQQGSQKKAPMASGSSG